In Sulfuritortus calidifontis, the sequence GAACGCTGCAACGATTTTTCCATCGGGGTGGAGCTGGAGGGCAGCGACAACCAGCCCTTCACCGAGGTGCAATATGCACGACTAGCGGAACTGGCGCGGATGCTGCGCGCGGCCTACCCGGGGTTGCATGACGTGGCCGGGCATTCCGACATCGCGCCGGGGCGCAAGACCGACCCGGGGCCGCACTTCGATTGGGCTAAATTCAGGGCGCTGGCCGGCTGGCCAGGGAAGAGTTAGAGCCTATTTCAGTAGGGCTCATGCCCCGCGTTGCAGCCAGGATCGGATGGATGCAAGGCGCGACGCGCAGTCGATGGTCGTTCCATCGACAAGCGGCGTAACGCTGCAGACGCTGATCCTGGCTGCAACCCGAAGGGCCGCTGGCCTGCGGGCGCTTGGCGGCGTTGCAGGTGGCTCGTGGAGAATGACTCCACTTCGCCCCCTGCGTCTTGCCCTGCATCCCGCAGGCCAACGGCGCGGGGTATGAGCCCTACTGAAATAGGCTCTTAAGCGGCCTGGGCCGGGATCTCGCTGCCGATGCGCTTGATCCGGTTCTGCTCGTCGACGTAGACCAGCCTGGGCTGGTAACGCGCCAGTTCGATCTCGTTGTAGACCGCGTAGGTCGCGATGATTAGCACGTCGCCCACCGCGGCCTTGTGTGCCGCCGCGCCGTTGACCGAGATCATGCCGCTGCCCCGTTCGCCGCGGATGGCGTAGGTGGTGAAGCGTTCGCCGTTGCTGACGTTGTAGATCTGGATCTGCTCGTACTCGCGGATGTCGGCCGCCTCCAGCAGCGACTCGTCGATCGCGCAGGAGCCTTCGTACTCCAGCTCGGCGGCGGTCACGTGCACGCGGTGCAGCTTGGATTTGAGCAAAGTCCGTTGCATGGGCGGCTAATCCATTGAAAGGGCGGCAATTATACCCCCGTTAGCCGGGGAGGCCCACCTCGATATTGTCGATCAGCCGGGTGC encodes:
- the panD gene encoding aspartate 1-decarboxylase is translated as MQRTLLKSKLHRVHVTAAELEYEGSCAIDESLLEAADIREYEQIQIYNVSNGERFTTYAIRGERGSGMISVNGAAAHKAAVGDVLIIATYAVYNEIELARYQPRLVYVDEQNRIKRIGSEIPAQAA